Proteins encoded by one window of Chryseobacterium sp. POL2:
- the gldC gene encoding gliding motility protein GldC: MRKTQITINVELDENHVPEKMTWNAEDGGVNAQETKATMISVWDDNAKEALRIDLWTKDMQVDHMKQFFHQILVSLGHTYQRATGEDDVAEWLGEVAEEFAVKSAIKM, from the coding sequence ATGAGAAAGACCCAAATAACGATAAATGTCGAACTAGACGAAAATCATGTTCCTGAAAAAATGACTTGGAATGCCGAAGATGGCGGCGTTAACGCACAAGAGACAAAAGCAACTATGATTTCGGTTTGGGACGACAATGCTAAAGAAGCACTTCGTATTGACCTTTGGACAAAAGATATGCAAGTGGATCACATGAAACAATTTTTCCACCAGATACTTGTTTCGCTAGGCCACACCTATCAACGCGCAACGGGCGAAGATGATGTTGCCGAATGGCTCGGCGAAGTTGCAGAAGAATTTGCAGTGAAGTCTGCTATTAAGATGTAA
- a CDS encoding T9SS type A sorting domain-containing protein, whose translation MKRTLLTLALLCATFGFSQLNDGKIPNQLPEGYVVKTVQEPVFLKNLPTTNWIDFADTSWYNAAQTDFEIATAAELAGLAKLVFDGNNFLGKNITLTQDVDLSTHLWSPIGYNNQKAFSGNFDGTGKTVKNVQVNRSDNGNFVGLFGQFFKAKLKNLNLDGAKIFGKDTVGAMIGNISTDSYVENCHAKNVEIVATGGNVGGFSGGILINSEVKNCSAKGSVSGINQIGGFTGSSWDKTKISNCYSEGSVEGEYIVGGFNGFVTFAFVPNRNNEMINCYSRANVVATSFLAGGFLGYTQQNAIFKNVYSTGTVEAPQEFGGFLGAVGNTTVTNAFFDSTIAPIDGVGKFDFDVLELDITGKSTADMKTSDFKNLLNEAAAEGVWSIDASINDGYPYLNTINMLAVNDNVKSMSDIRIYPSMVEAELNISTDAKLLSLEIIDMSGKTLKSSSGKEIQKTMNVSSLQKGVYMINIKTDKDSKTLKFIKK comes from the coding sequence ATGAAAAGAACTTTACTGACATTGGCTCTTTTGTGCGCCACATTTGGATTCTCTCAACTTAATGACGGAAAGATCCCAAATCAGCTGCCAGAGGGCTATGTTGTAAAAACAGTGCAAGAGCCTGTTTTTCTTAAAAATCTACCAACAACCAATTGGATCGACTTTGCCGACACAAGTTGGTATAACGCTGCCCAAACAGATTTCGAAATAGCAACAGCTGCAGAACTAGCTGGTTTGGCAAAGCTTGTATTTGACGGTAATAATTTCCTAGGAAAGAATATTACACTAACACAAGATGTTGACTTATCGACACATCTTTGGTCACCTATTGGTTATAACAATCAAAAAGCATTTTCTGGAAATTTTGATGGTACTGGCAAAACAGTGAAAAATGTACAAGTCAATCGTTCCGATAACGGAAATTTTGTTGGGCTATTCGGACAGTTTTTTAAAGCCAAGCTTAAAAATTTAAACTTAGATGGTGCCAAAATCTTTGGAAAAGATACTGTTGGTGCTATGATTGGGAATATCTCGACAGACAGTTATGTAGAAAATTGTCATGCGAAAAATGTTGAAATAGTTGCAACTGGTGGCAATGTTGGTGGATTTTCGGGGGGTATTTTAATTAATTCAGAAGTTAAAAACTGTTCTGCAAAAGGCAGTGTTTCGGGTATTAACCAAATCGGAGGATTCACAGGCTCGTCATGGGATAAAACAAAAATTTCTAATTGTTATAGTGAAGGAAGTGTAGAAGGCGAATATATCGTTGGCGGTTTCAATGGTTTTGTAACCTTTGCATTTGTACCAAACAGAAATAACGAAATGATCAACTGTTATAGCCGTGCAAATGTGGTAGCAACATCCTTTTTAGCTGGTGGATTTCTTGGATACACGCAACAAAATGCGATTTTCAAAAATGTATATTCTACAGGGACAGTTGAGGCTCCGCAAGAATTTGGAGGATTCCTAGGCGCCGTGGGGAACACAACAGTTACAAATGCTTTTTTTGATTCTACTATCGCACCAATAGATGGCGTAGGCAAGTTTGATTTTGATGTGTTAGAGCTGGATATTACAGGCAAATCTACTGCTGATATGAAAACTTCGGATTTCAAAAATCTATTGAACGAAGCTGCTGCAGAAGGCGTTTGGTCGATAGATGCTAGCATTAATGATGGTTATCCATATCTTAATACTATTAATATGTTGGCTGTTAATGATAATGTTAAATCAATGTCGGATATTCGTATTTATCCAAGTATGGTTGAGGCAGAACTTAATATTTCGACTGATGCTAAGCTTCTTTCTTTGGAAATTATTGATATGTCAGGCAAAACCCTGAAATCCAGTTCCGGAAAAGAGATTCAAAAAACAATGAATGTTTCGTCTTTACAGAAAGGCGTTTATATGATTAATATTAAAACCGATAAAGATTCTAAAACGCTTAAGTTTATTAAAAAATAA